The Oncorhynchus tshawytscha isolate Ot180627B linkage group LG16, Otsh_v2.0, whole genome shotgun sequence nucleotide sequence GGACAGGAGTGGTTTCATTCTAGATTACCAGTACGAGGGGAGCGGAATCACAGTCGGAGAGGAACAATTTGCagatgatgaagaagaggaggagaggagttggaaacaagagagagtgagaatcgAGGCATTCTACAAGTTTTATAATGACGAAGAGGAGGAGGCCATGGAAACAGAAGGTGCTTTTTCAAGGAGGAAGCCTAGAGTTCAGTTCTGCATGGATCCCCTGCCTCAAGTCATTGAATATACAGACAGGTAAGAGAAATTGCCTACATAAAATTACTCAAGACACCCGCCAACCAGGAAATGcttatttctacttgcacaagaCATGTCATTTGTACTGTCACTGTGGTAGAtagataagtgaaataatttcctatattactgtctgtctactgcgtTCTTAGCAGCAGTGACACGGATTTGGTCGACGGCGCATCTGACGGAGATGAGGACCTGGATTCTACAGCAAGGCTTGAAgtgagagctctctctctctctctctctctctctctctctctcgcttagcCACCAGCAGCACATGACAATGCAGTGTGTCTATTTCAGGAGCAGCGTGAGCCTGAGACTCAGGGGAGTCAGAAGCCACAAGGAGAACTACAAGATCTCAGCAAAATAACTCGGACACACAGCAAGAGAGACTGGGTAAGTCTTTACCCCACAACTTTCTGTAAAAAAAGGGCTTCATGAAATTGATGGGATTCCTCTgacacactgtgtttgtgtaGTGTCTGAGGGTGCTGAAGTTCCTGCTGAAGATGGCCCTTTTGACATTGATTGGACTTTTGACATTCTGGTGGACAACAGACCTAAAGAACTTGGACTGGTGATCTGGACCAAATACAGTTTTTGCAAACGTCTGTACTGTATTGTCAATATGCCTATGCCTGAAAATAATTACATAATAAAGTAGCAGCAGCTAAGTAGAAAATGCTTACTTGTAAGGAAAATACTCTCTCCTTATACTGTAGTTGCTGTCACTTTTATTTTCATAATGTCTTCATCTGTTTTGATGGATAATAAAAAGGGGTCTATTTATATTCCTATTTAACTTTAAGGTTCAGCATTTTATATATTGTTTTACATCACAGATACCAGAAAGCTTGGCTTTTCCACACAAATATAAGCCTTATTGTCTAAATTCTCTGGTACTATGTGACTTTTGCTAGAGCGTAAGATATACCTAAGAAGCTGCTGTCACGGGTGAATGATTTTTTAAAGAGGAACCTGAAGCAACGTTGTAACAATCATATAAATAGAATAAATCAAACGGACATCCgccattcaagtcaatgacggTATAATGAGCGGACTGGTGGTCATTGGGAGTGTACCCacccataggagcaaagcaggaagtaaaagcaggaagtgcaCCCATCAATATAAATCAaattaattttatttgtcacatgctttgtaaacaacaggtgtagactaacagtgaaatgcttacttatgctGTGGATTTGTTGATCCAACTCAATTGACATTACAATACGTACATTctattgcatgagccacatcaggTAATATAATGTAAATGAACAactctacattaccatggaaattaTCGCATCACAATAAcaggcagccattgcgagtgtaccaGTCAAACTGCCAGGGTAGtaccaaagacagtacagtatgaagaggGGCCAAAACTACTTATCCAAATAGATTGTTtctatttctttaaaaaaattcaaaatacagatcaACAATTTACATTCTTATTTTATCCAAATATAAATCCCCGATGACACTTGTAGccgatgttagctagctaatctcATGCGTTAGAAACACGTCGTCGGGTCTAACGGTCGTCTCGCACCGAACTGCGCATGTGCCAACCGTCAATTCAAACGCACTCCTTCGATTAAAATCTCGTTTGACGAAAATGAAAAACTGTTTGTTTCCATTTTCAAAAGCGTTCCCCGGAAGTCTCGCGATGTTACCCCTCTGGGTTTTTAGAAACTTTGTGGTTAGAGGGTCCAAGTCCGTTCTATTCATAATATTTCTATGGTAGCAATGTGTGGAAGTGGGTGGTGCCAGAACATTGTTGATTTTTGCAAATTAAACTGTAGTTAATGTAGCCAGTCAACACGAGTAATTTTCCGTTGCAATCAAAGAGCAAAATATATAGGCGACAGTATGGCCACACTGAGAAGTAAGTCTGACCAAGAAATCAGGGAACTGTTGGACGAGTATGGAATTAAGCACGGGCCTATCGTTGGTAAGTCATGCTTTCATTTTTTAACGTTAACGATAGCTAGCTAAGCTTACCCAGCCCATAGCTGAATAATGTTTTAGCAAGCTACTGTAGCTAATAATTCCTAGCCTACTGTGTAGGCCTGCCTAATAAATAGACTAACGTTATGTTTATGACCAGACAGTCTCAAATGTATTGAGGATATTATAATAGTCATGTAGCAATGGTTTCATTGCATTACTGAGCCACGTCTAACATTTCTGCATTTTTGGAGACACTACAAGACCCCTGTATGAAAAGAAGCTAAAAGAGGCCATGGCCAAAGACAAGAAAGTCACAAAACCATCCTCAGACAAAACCTTCTACAGAGAAGAGCGTAAGTTATACATGCATGATAACACAATGCTACATTATGTATACATATACTATCTTTAGACTGAGCTAAGTGGAAATCAGGAATTATATTTTTTGTCGTTTAGCAGAGGCTTTTATCCAGTGACTTACATGAGCaatgagggttaagtgccttgctcaagggcacagagacAGTTTTTCTTTCTTCATTTCAGAGGAAGAAGTCACTTACGTTACCTATCGGACACCAGTAAGTATCCAACCTTGGGTTGATTCATTAGTTCACAGTTGCTTctacattgtaaatatgaatttgttcttaactgacttgcctagttaaattaaaaataaacacatCTTATAGCTGGAAAATCAAACAGTCTTACCATCAATTTTATTCTGTTTCTCATATTTGCAGGTTATAAGCGAAGGACCTTCAGGAGATGGAAAACCCTACATGAGGTCAAGACCAGAGTATAGTGAGATGGACTTTGTGGATGAGTACGTTTGTTTACAGATTTTTTGTTatccagtgttttttttttttatggtcaGTTGATTTTAAAGTGGACCAATAAAAAACGAATccccttgtttctctctcctttgcAGAAAACTCTATTCGAGATCAAGACCAGAGTACAGCAGTGGAAGGCAATACGTTGATGAGTGAGTCTCTTGTTTTGAAAGATTTCTAATTAATTATGTATAATAATGTTTTCATagcttggtcccagatcagttgttttttttaatgctgtCTATGCCAAGTCCTATGGTCGTTGTCATGCCGACGAgaaccataggagttggcaatacTTGACAAACAGATACTGCATCTATGCTAATGTTCAGGGATGTGTGATTCCTACTTTTCTGACATTTATCCTCCATTCATATtccgtgccttcagaaagtattcaaacccctcgacttattccacattgttgtgttacagcctgaattcaaaatggattcaatatttgttttgttttttcctcacccatatacacacacgataccccataatgacaaagtgtaaacACGTTTTAagccatttttgcaaatgtattaaattaaatacagaaatctaatttacataagtattcacacccctgagtcaatacatgttagaatcacctgtggcagcgattacagctgtgagtctttctgggtaagtcttaagctctttgcacaccttgattgtACAAtgttttcccattattcttttcaaaattctttaagctctgtcaaattagttgttgatcattgctaggcaaccatttaagtcttgccatagattttaagattttaagcagatttaagtcaaaactgtaacttggccactcaggaatattcactttcttcttggtaagcaactccagtgtagatttagccTTGATTCAGGTTGTCTTGCTAAAAGGTGAATTAGTCTCCCAGTGGATAGCAAACTGAAACCAGGTTGTCCTCTAGTTTTGCCTGTACTTAGCGCCATTCAGTAAACAtttttataaaaatgtaaaaaactccCCCATCCTTAACGATTACAACCATACCTataatatgatgcagccaccactatgcttgaaaatatggagaatggtactcaatgtgttttggaaagttttatattctgtacaggcttccttcttttcacagtgaattaggttagtattgttgatctatcctcagttttctcctatcacagccattaaactctgttttaaagtcaccattggtctaaTGGTTAAATCCCtttgtggtttccttcctctccggcaactgagttaggaaggatgcctgtatctttgtagtgactgggtgtattgatacatccaaagtgtaataaataacttcaccatgctcaaaggggatattcaatgtctgctttaaaaaaaaaaatgtgtacccATCTAGCAATAGGTGTCCTTCtctgtgaggcattggaaaacctccctggtctttgtggttgaatctgtgttttgaaattcacttctcgactgagggaccttacacttatctgtatgtgtggggtacagagatgaggtagtcattcaaaaatcatgttcaacactTACTGCACATAGTAAGTCCATGCagcttatgtgacttgttaagcacatttttactcctgaactgatttaggcttgaatacttattgactaaagaTATTTCAGCTTCTCCTTTATTATTtggggaaaaaaaaaaatatatatatatatatatatataaaaaaacattccaccctcacatgtggtattgtgtgtaggccagtgacacatctcaatggaatccattttaaattcaggctgtaacacaagaaaatgtggggaaagtcaagggggtgtgaatactttctgaaggcactgtatatacactgagcaaaacattaaggacactctttccatgacagcaTTCACCTAGTCAATCTATCATCCTTTATTGATGtcccctgttaaatccacttcaatcagtgtagatgaaggggaggagacgggttaaagaaggatttttaagctttgagattaaatgagacatggattgtgtatcattcagagggtgaagggtcaagacaaaatattaaagtgcccttgaacggggtatggtagtaggtgccaggcgcaccggtttatcAGGACTGCAACGCTGTGGttgtttttccacactcaaccgtttcctgtgtgtatcaagaatggtccaccacccaaaggacatccagccaacttgacacaactgtgaggaAGCATTGCAGTCAACCACAGGAGGTTGTTGGCACCTTAATCGGGAGGACGGGCTcgcggtaatggctggagcagaataagtgggatgatatcaaatacatggtttccatgcaTTTGATGCCATTTgcgccgttccagccattattatgagccgtcctcctctcagccGCCTCCACTgcagtcaacatggaccagcatcctggtggaaagcttttgacaccttgtagagtccatgtccctgacgaattgaggctgttctgacggGAGGGGTACAACctaatattaggaagttgttcataatgtttggtatactcagtgtacatggaAACTGCTTTTCTATGTTCTGATCACATACCTGAATATAGTCATGTGAGACTAACACCCCCCCCCGTTTTCAGGCCCCATGTCTACAACACACCATCATACTCATCCTACTCCAAACCAACGCCTGTGGTGAAGTCTGGAGGTGTCGTTGTAAAGGAGGAAAAAACAGAGAGTTCTGGGAGACTGGTCCCTCTCTGGATCCAGTTTCTGGTCTTCCTGATCGTAGCCGGGTTCCTCTACTTCATATTTATCAACATGGAGTCCGTAGAGAGTAGCCCCTTTAACAGAATCCAATGATCACATTTTTACAAAATATGGGATAAGTTCATTAGGCAGAACATTTTAAAGAAAACAGTCCAAAAtggaagtaaaacattttttttaactcGTCCAATAATAAAATCACACATTTTCTGTTGGACAACGTTTTaaaacgttttgctacagtgtgaATGAATACGTCCCAGTGTTCATATTTTGACAGATGAATTATGGAAATCCCATGCCTGTCATTCTTTGTGCTTGTGGTTTATATAAAAAGGTGACTGACATTGGATTCTGCCAAAGGAAAGCCAGAACATTTCCTTCCGTCCAGACTTGTATTTAGTTACTAGATGATGTATAGTATTCTGTTATCATACAACTATGTTACCAAAATAGGGTGCTTCTACTATGGGTAATAGTACTGTGAGAAAGTGTCATCACTATCTTCATCATCTCCCAAAAAATGTAGTGTCCACAGCTCATAGTAAATACATCtaccacatatatatacatatatatatatacacatatatacatatatgttaGTATCAAATCAgaaatacacaaaagtatgtggtcacccCTTCAAATTGTTGGATTAGGCTATTTGTTGCTGACgggtataaaattgagcacacagccatgcaatctccatagacaaacagtaGAATGGCCACTTTCAACATCATTTCCtcaaatttttgccctgctagtgctgccccAGTTAACTaaaagtgctgttattatgaagtggaaacgtctaggagcaacaacaacggctcagccacaaagtgttaggctacacaagctcacagaacgggacctgagtgctgaagcgcctagagtgtaaaaatcgtctgtcctcggttgcaacactcactatcgagttccaaactgcctctggaagcaatgtcagcacaagaacagttcgtcaggagcttcttgaaattggtttccatggccgagcagccacacacaagtataaagctcactgccattggactgaagcagtggaaatcagttctctgaagtgatgaatcacacttcaccatctgggtttggcggatgccagatcgctacctgccccaatgcatagtgccaactgtaaagtttggtggacgaGGAATAATTGtcaggggctgtttttcatggttctagTCCCCTTAATTAcggtgaagggaaatctttacactacagcatacaatgatattctagatcattctgtgtttccaactttgtggcaacagtttggggaaggcccttacctgtttcaacatgacaatgcccctgtgcaccaagcgaggtccatacagaaatggtttgtcgacatgggtgtggaagaacttgactggcctacacagccCTGACCAaccacatcgaacacctttgggatgacgccgactgcgagcaaggcctaatcgcccaacctcactaatccttgtggttgaatggaagcaagtccctgcagaaatgttccaacatcttgtggaaagccttcccagaagagtggaggctgttatagcagcaaagggaggaccaactccatattaatatccGTGATATTGGAAAGAGATATTCGacaaacaggtgtccacatacttttggtcatgtagtgtattatgaTTTGGTAATGGCTATTTGTGTAAATGTCCTGACGCAATGTGCTATCTAGTTGTATAGTCTGGCTTAGTCAGCCATACGCAGTATCCTCGTATTCTCTCTGCATCCTGGCAGGGGGGGGTATACTACACATCAGCAACAAGGACTCTTGCCTAACTATTGTGAAAAACTATTTATTTGGAAGATAAGCTTGAAATGGGCATGGTCTAATTGAATCAAAAACACAAGTTAAGCTTTCTTCTTGAACATGAAAATCAATTGTTATTTTTGGTTGTTTTAAATGACATTAAAGTTCTAAATTCCAAGGTTCTAAATGGCATTACAGTTCTAAATTCCAAGGTTCTAAATGGCATTAAAGTTGAAAATGAAGTGCCTTAGCATTTTGACCTGTTAATGCTTCCATTCGCACTATTATACAAATGCAATTGCTGTGACACGTGTATTGTCATTCAAATGTTCAGTGTGGGAGGTGGTTCTGTTAATTGTCTTATGGTGACGTCACGAGTACATGTTTCTACACTTGCAGTATCATTTGTAATACTCACTTTGACGTTACCATACACTTGTCTGTTTTTTTATCAGAGATCACTTTGGTCACACAAGAATGTTTATTGAGCACATGCCgcgtcccatatggcaccctattccctatatagtgcactacttttgtagtGGGAATAAATAGGATGCAGTCTACAAGTAAATACTTTTCAGCGAGACAGTAACTCTTCACATATTTTCTATCCAGCCATTTTGAGTCATTCCTATGAATCTCCCaactttaaaataaatgtttctgtATCAAACAGAATTTCTGTCATTTCTTTCTTTAAAATGATTGAATACAGGTTAGTAGAGAATAAAATGTGATCAcagataaatatttttttatttattcccAGCAACATACGGTGAACAGAACTTAGTGATAGCGGCGAATGTGGTAACTGAGTGGAATATAAAACCCTGACACACATAGATTCTAGATACTAAAAGGGCAAACTTGATCTACTAAAGATGGACATcggctagtcagtcctctactggagatggacatcggctagtcagtcctctactggagatggacatcggctagtcagtcctctactggagatggacatcggctagtcagtcctctactggagatggacatcggctagtcagtcctctactggagatggacatcggctagtcagtcctctactggagatggacatcggctagtcagtcctctactggagatggacatcggctagtcagtcctctactggagatggacatcggctagtcagtcctctactggagatggacatcggctagtcagtcctctactggagatggacatcggctagtcagtcctctactggagatggacatcggctagtcagtcctctactggagatggacatcggctagtcagtcctctactggagatggacatcggctagtcagtcctctactggagatggacatcggctagtcagtcctctactggagatggacatcggctagtcagtcctctactggagatggacatcggctagtcagtcctctactggagatggacatcggctagtcagtcctctactggagatggacatcggctagtcagtcctctactggagatggacatcggctagtcagtcctctactggagatggacatcggctagtcagtcctctactggagatggacatcggctagtcagtcctctactggagatggacatcggctagtcagtcctctactggagatggacatcggctagtcagtcctctactggagatggacatcggctagtcagtcctctactggagatggacatcggctagtcagtcctctactggagatggacatcggctagtcagtcctctactggagatggacatcggctagtcagtcctctactggagatggacatcggctagtcagtctctagtggagatggacatcggctagtcagtctctagtggagatggacatcggctagtcagtcctctactggagatggacatcggctagtcattctctagtggagatggacatcggctagtcagtcctctactggagatggacatcggctagtcaatctctagtggagatggacatcggctagtcaatctctagtggagatggacatcggctagtcagtctctagtggagatggacatcggctagtcagtcctctactggagatggacatcggctagtcagtctactagagatggacatcggctagtcagtctactagagatggacatcggctagtcagtctactagagatggacatcggctagtcagtctactagagatggacatcggctagtcagtctactagagatggacatcggctagtcagtctactagagatggacatcggctagtcagtctactagagatggacatcggctagtcagtctactagagatggacatcggctagtcagtctactagagatggacatcggctagtcagtctactagagatggacatcggctagtcagtctactagagatggacatcggctagtcagtctactagagatggacatcggctagtcagtctactagagatggacatcggctagtcagtctactagagatgggtcagtctactagagatggacatcggctagtcagtctactagagatggacatcggctagtcagtctactagagatggacatcggctagtcagtctactagagatggacatcggctagtcagtctactagagatggacatcggctagtcagtctactagagatggacatcggctagtcagtctactagagatggacatcggctagtcagtctactagagatggacatcggctagtcagtctactagagatggacatcggctagtcagtctactagagatggacatcggctagtcagtctactagagatggacatcggctagtcagtctactagagatggacatgtcagtctactagagatggacatcggctagtcagtctactagagatggacatcggctagtcagtctactagagatggacatcggctagtcagtctactagagatggacatcggctagtcagtctactagggatggacatcggctagtcagtcctctagtggagatggacatcggctagtcagtctactagagatggacatcggctagtcagtctactagagatggacatcggctagtcagtctactagagatggacatcggctgtcagtctactagagatggacatcggctagtcagtctactagagatggacatcggctagtcagtctactagagatggacatcggctagtcagtctactagagatggacatcagctagtcagtctactagagatggacatcagctagtcagtctactagagatggacatcagctagtcagtctactagagatggacatcagctagtcagtctactagagatggacatcagctagtcagtctactagagatggacatcagctagtcagtctactggagatggacatcagctagtcagtctactagagatggacatcagctagtcagtctactagagatggacatcagctagtcagtctactagagatggacatcagctagtcagtctactagagatggacatcagctagtcagtctctagtggagatggacatcagctagtcagtctactagagatggacatcagctagtcagtcctctagtggagatggacatcagctagtcagtctactagagatggacatcagctagtcagtctactagagatggacatcagctagtcagtctactagagatggacatcagctagtcagtctactagagatggacatcagctagtcagtctctagtgtggagatggacatcagctagtcagtctctagtggagatggacatcagctagtcagtctactagagatggacatcagctagtcagtctactagagatggacatcagctagtcagtctactagagatggacatcagctagtcagtctactagagatggacatcagctagtcagtctctagtggagatggacatcagctagtcagtctactagagatggacatcagctagtcagtctctagtggagatggacatcagctagtcagtctctagtggagatggacatcagctagtcagtctctagtggagatggacatcagctagtcagtctctagtggagatggacatcagctagtcagtctctagtggagatggacatcagctagtcagtctactagagatggacatcagctagtcagtctactagagatggacatcagctagtcagtctactagggatggacatcagctagtcagtcctctagtggagatggacatcagctagtcagtctactagagatggacatcagctagtcagtctactagagatggacatcagctggtcagtctactagagatggacatcagctagtcagtctactagagatggacatcagctagtcagtctctactagagatggacatcagctagtcagtctctagtggagatggacatcagctagtcagtctactagagatggacatcagctagtcagtcctctagtggagatggacatcagctagtcagtctactagagatggacatcagctagtcagtctactagagatggacatcagctagtcagtctactagagatggacatcagctagtcagtctactagagatggacatcagctagtcagtctctagtggagatggacatcagctagtcagtctctagtggagatggacatcagctagtcagtctactagagatggacatcagctagtcagtctactagagatggacatcagctagtcagtctactagagatggacatcagctagtcagtctactagagatggacatcagctagtcagtctctagtggagatggacatcagctagtcagtctactagagatggacatcagctagtcagtctctagtggagatggacatcagctagtcagtctctagtggagatggacatcagctagtcagtctctagtggagatggacatcagctagtcagtctctagtggagatggacatcagctagtcagtctctagtggagatggacatcagctagtcagtctactagagatggacatcagctagtcagtctactagagatggacatcagctagtcagtctactagggatggacatcagctagtcagtcctctagtggagatggacatcagctagtcagtctactagagatggacatcagctagtcagtctactagagatggacatcagctagtcagtctctactagagatggacatcagctagtcagtctctagtggagatggacatcagctagtcagtctactagagatggacatcagctagtcagtcctctagtggagatggacatcagctagtccgtctactagagatggacatcagctagtcagtctactagagatggacatcagctagtcagtctactagagatggacatcagctagtcagtctactagagatggacatcagctagtcagtctactagagatggacatcagctagtcagtctctagtggagatggacatcagctagtc carries:
- the LOC112216428 gene encoding emerin; protein product: MATLRSKSDQEIRELLDEYGIKHGPIVDTTRPLYEKKLKEAMAKDKKVTKPSSDKTFYREEQEEVTYVTYRTPVISEGPSGDGKPYMRSRPEYSEMDFVDEKLYSRSRPEYSSGRQYVDEPHVYNTPSYSSYSKPTPVVKSGGVVVKEEKTESSGRLVPLWIQFLVFLIVAGFLYFIFINMESVESSPFNRIQ